A stretch of Bacillaceae bacterium S4-13-56 DNA encodes these proteins:
- the namA gene encoding NADPH dehydrogenase NamA: protein MNVKLFEPYSINQLLLKNRIVMAPMCMYSCTPEDGTVQPFHMTHYESRAIGQVGLIIVEATAVQPEGRISTKDLGIWSDHQLEGLKFLAERVHCHDAKIGIQLGHAGRKARVNEDIFAPSSIPFNEQMKIPKQMTISDIQRTVSAFKDAAKRAATIGFDVIEIHGAHGYLVNQFLSPLTNKRSDEYGGSLENRYRLLKEIIDGVKEEFDGPIFVRISANEYDADGNKMEDFYQIAEWMKEQGVSLIDCSTGGVIPVGVPSFPGYQVPYAEQIKHKAGIPTGAVGLITSPLHAEEIVQNERADLVFLARELLRDPYWPRRAAKELGYPIESPKQYERGWN from the coding sequence TTGAACGTAAAATTATTTGAACCCTACTCTATAAATCAGCTACTACTTAAAAATCGAATTGTTATGGCTCCTATGTGTATGTATTCGTGTACTCCTGAGGATGGCACTGTCCAACCGTTTCATATGACCCACTATGAATCTCGTGCCATAGGGCAGGTAGGTCTTATCATTGTGGAAGCAACTGCTGTTCAACCAGAAGGGAGGATTTCAACGAAGGATCTTGGAATATGGTCAGACCATCAACTAGAGGGGTTGAAATTTCTGGCGGAACGAGTCCATTGTCATGATGCTAAAATCGGAATTCAATTAGGGCATGCGGGCAGAAAAGCAAGAGTGAATGAAGATATTTTTGCACCTAGTTCCATTCCATTTAATGAGCAAATGAAGATTCCGAAACAGATGACCATATCTGATATTCAAAGAACGGTTTCAGCTTTTAAAGATGCTGCAAAGAGAGCCGCAACTATTGGGTTTGATGTTATTGAAATTCATGGAGCACATGGTTATCTAGTCAATCAGTTTCTGTCACCTCTGACAAATAAGCGGTCAGACGAATATGGTGGATCCTTAGAAAACCGTTATCGCCTGTTAAAAGAAATCATTGATGGAGTTAAAGAAGAATTTGATGGTCCCATCTTTGTCAGAATTTCCGCCAACGAATATGATGCAGATGGCAATAAAATGGAAGACTTTTATCAGATAGCAGAATGGATGAAGGAGCAAGGAGTTTCTTTAATTGATTGTAGTACAGGTGGTGTTATACCTGTAGGAGTCCCATCATTTCCTGGTTACCAAGTTCCATATGCTGAACAAATTAAACATAAGGCCGGGATTCCAACAGGGGCTGTAGGACTAATTACAAGTCCTCTTCATGCTGAAGAAATTGTTCAAAATGAGCGGGCAGATCTCGTTTTCTTAGCCCGTGAACTTCTTCGCGATCCTTATTGGCCAAGAAGAGCCGCAAAAGAACTTGGATACCCTATAGAAAGCCCAAAACAATACGAACGTGGATGGAACTAA